The DNA segment CTGCTTCCGTAACAAGGCTCTCGCCGGGGAACTTCCTGGCGTCCGCAAGGCGAGCTGGTAATTAAGGAGAAAAGAAATGGCTGTTGTTGATCCTGTAGCCGATATGTTGACCCGCATCCGGAATGCGTATGGCGCGTACCATAAGGACCTCGCCGTACCCACTTCCAAGATCAAAGCGTCTATCGCGGGTATTTTGAAAGAAGAAGGTTATATCACCGACTACGCTGTCGAGGACAGGGACATCAGTATTACCCTCAAATACGCTGAAGGCAAACCGCTGGTGACTGGTCTCAAGAAGATCAGCAAGCCCGGTCGTCGCGTATATGTTGGTGCATCTGATATCCCCCGCGTGCAGAATGGTATCGGTATTTGTATCGTGTCCACCTCCAAGGGGCTCATGGAAGGCGCCAAGGCCAAAGCGGCCAACGTCGGCGGCGAGCTGCTGGCTGAAATCTGGTAGAGAGGTTCCAAATGTCTCGTATAGGAAAGAATCCCATCGACATCCCTTCCGGTGTCGAGGTGTCAGTTGGAGCCTCCGAGATCCAAGTCAAGGGGCCCAAGGGAACCTTGCAGACTCCGGTTCATGAAACCGTTGAGTACAAGGTCGAAGATGGCAAGGTGTTTGTTTCCCGCATCAATGATTCTCGCAGCGCACGTGGACAGCACGGACTTCGTCGTTCATTGCTTGCCAATTGCGTTGAAGGTGTTTCTAAAGGCTTCTCGAAAGC comes from the Pseudodesulfovibrio piezophilus C1TLV30 genome and includes:
- the rpsH gene encoding 30S ribosomal protein S8 produces the protein MAVVDPVADMLTRIRNAYGAYHKDLAVPTSKIKASIAGILKEEGYITDYAVEDRDISITLKYAEGKPLVTGLKKISKPGRRVYVGASDIPRVQNGIGICIVSTSKGLMEGAKAKAANVGGELLAEIW